In Glycine soja cultivar W05 chromosome 10, ASM419377v2, whole genome shotgun sequence, the genomic stretch TTTAATTAGTTGAGAAAATTGATTTCCTTATCTTGTGAAATATCAATTACAACAGTTTATTaggataattaaatttaatatttgtctcTAAGGATATGTTAAGTGCCAATTAAGGCAATTATTATGTACTCACCTCTTCAAAGTTGCATCCAGGTCTTGTTCCTCCTTGTTATTAAAAGCCCCATCAAACCCGAACTTATTCTTCAAAATTTCAACcttatttaaaccaaaaacagAACAGTTAactgaggttgttgttgttcaaACTAGATAGAGGCAAATTGCTCTAGGTTGCATGCAATATCTCtaccttatctttacttccagCACTTCCAACAACATAGCAGCCCATCAATTTTGCTAGTTGCCCAACAAGTTGGCCAACTGCACCAAATGCTGAAGATATAAACACATAATCTCCTTTCTTAGGGACCCCAACTTCATAGAAACCTGCATAAGCAGTCATACCAGGCATACCTACAAGTAAAAGAATTGTCATTTGCATAAGCTAAGCTATCCAGTTATGAATATGAAAGCATAATGGTGTCAAGTCATTTACCAAGAAGTCCAGTATAATAGGAAAGAGGAACATCTGTATGGTCAATTTTGAAGAGGCTATCGGTCTTGATGATACTGTACTCTTCCCATTTCGTAACTCTCCACACTTAGTCATCTTTTTTGAAGTCTGGGTGTTTAGAATCCAACACTTTACATACTCCATACCCAATTATTGGCTGAGAGAAATATTTCATCACCACAATATGAgatcaaaacttaaaaatagGTCACACACATTTCTTCTACTTAATTTATAATTCCATATATACTTGATCACTTAGAAGAAGAACAGAGCATTACTTTTACATTCCAATTCAGTAATTTATTATTGCATCATTATGGTGTCTAAATGTGATATAAtgcataaataaaaatcaaattaaaattatttgagtgAGTTTAAAGAGTTAAGAATGTCGAGTTTGATActtgacaaaaataattttgttagacTTTAGTTACCTCTTGATCGAACTTCGAATTAGTCAGAGTCTCTTTTTCCATATAAAGGAGGATTAGcaaaaaaagagttaagaatGTGGTTAATAAGATTAAAATGAGTTATCTCAAATGAActtgaaaattgaattttatggGTCGGTCATATTATCATGCGTTCGTGTTTACTTCAATAATAATCAATTTATTGAATTCAAAAggcttaattataaattataccactcaatttttattattttataaattttactacCTAAGTTTTATTATGGAAAATTTTACCActcatattttcaatttttatgcattttaacaTCATacacaaaaatacaaattattttaacttttaacatcagttgtaattataaccgatgtaaaaaaataatattttacattgattataACTACAACTGATTGATGATAAAAtatacaaacataaaaatttggatggtaaaatttacaaaattttaaaagtttgatgGTAAAATTCATGAGAAAAAAAACTTGAGTggtaaaattcacaaaatcatgaaaattgagtggtaaaatgcacaaaaataaaacttaggtgttaaaatttataaaataataaaattttaatgataaaatttacaaatatgccCATTCAAAAAACAATACTTTTCAAATCAGCtagcaaattaaacaaactcGTGTACACTTTCAATTAGAGAAGAGTAGATCTTTTCTTTTGTAGAGTTTATTTTtagtgaatataaaaaataaccatTATAAGAAGAATTATGGGGGGCAAGAGTAAAACTAAGACATCAATTAGTTACGTCTTTTGTTAGGAATTGGGACTTCTGATTAGTGGGATAGAGTGATATCCACATTTTATTCAAACCAATGCcagattaaaatgaattttatatttgaaaaggTTTATGATCAAATGAACTGAATTACAAATAAGCATAACAACAAAAATCAAACAGGTGAATACCCATTTGACCCGCCCGACTTTGAAGGAGAAATCCCACTTTGACCGAAATCAGGATCAGAGTCGATATTGGATGTCATTCTCGTCTCGCTCCCATACCCATCCGGatgtgtatatatttataattattaataatataattatatgcttgtatgtaattttataattatacataatttgtaactattttctaattttttttataattagttaaaatataattattgacttaatctatcatttatttaaagtatatctaacaaactaaattttttaaaaaaaatactgtagATAAATTTTCCATGAATTTCCTTGAACCTGATAAAATCTAATGAGATACGGTTAAGTTTCATTTTTTCACACCTGCCTTTTATAAACCTGAATCCGTACTGTACTGCCATTTGCAGGGAGGAAGATAGTCAAATCCGCCCGCCTTGTCATCCCTAATTATGAATTAATTGACACCAAATTAAATATAGTAACACAGTATTCCAGTTCATTCTATGACATTTTCACAGATAAAGCTATTTGGCATTGAAGCAAGGTTCATGGATATTAGATTAAGGACGAAAAACTAAAGACCAAATGAACCACCAGGCATCTGAACAAGGGCAGGAAAAATTTCATTGTTCCTTTGCTTTCTTACGTGCCAGAAAGCGCTCTTTTGCTGCAGCCACAGCATCTTGACTTCTTTTGTGATGATCGGGCTTTGGTTGAGAATCTGATGGCAGTTcagctgaacccttttcttccaTAGAAGCCTCAGGATTTGGCTTCGTTTCCAAGGGATTGAAACTTCTATCAGAAGGATTAGAAGCTTCACCCTGATCCTCCTCAAGCTTTACTCTTGGGGACCCCGCTGGTGAACTTGAGTTGCCCAATGAATGTTGCACTTCCTCTGACACATTACAATTTTCGTGCTCATTTGATGCAAGGCTCACTCCCTCATGGGTCTCTGGAACTCTATGCTCAGCCTGATTTTCACGTTTCCTTGCTTCAGCATCTTTCGCGCCATAAGCAACATTTTTATCTAGGTTAGCATAAAAATCAAGCAAAAAGTCCTTCTTCTTGGTAACCTATGcaaatattaaatacaaaatatgtcaataatttaaaatagagggaTAGGAATTACACCATAAACAAGCAGGTcaggttaattaaaaaaatttaaaatatacactaaaatgaagaagaaaggaaaacttTTAAAATCCATTACTAATCTAGGTTGACAACCAGAAGAGATATgaaaacatgataaaaataataaagaacagAAGCATACATCATCTCTTTCCTCTTGGAGTTCACGCAGTCGTTCTAGCTCCATTTGTCTCTCTCGTTCAGCAAGCTTCTTTCTATATGCTTCAGTAATAAATTTGTCTTTGTCAGCATACAGATGGTCATCTTTGCTTCTCTCTTTGGCAATCTTTTTCTCATAAACAATCTCACGATACTGCTCTCGCTCTTTTGCTTTTTTAATCAGATTTTGGATGTATTTTGGCTGCATTGCAATGATTAAAGGTTGATGATGAGTACCAATGTCATTTATAAAATAACCCAAAATGAGCCAATTTCAACACTATCTCTCACAAaagtaaaacaagaaaataaatttaaacaaaatattaaaaaggaaTTCGCACATAGCCTATTTGAAAGCCACTATCAACATTTTCGCTATTCTAGCAATGTGTTGATAATGGAGCTTCCACACCTTGAGAGAAGTTGTGTCTATACATGTCAAACACCAATACCCAGATTGACACTAACACCTTTATACAGTAATCTTAAAATCTCACAATCTCATAACACatcatgaatattttaattatgattccATATGCTCTACTTGATGATCTACCAATCTATCATCTGTATATATGCCTCCTTATATCTAGGTTTTTTCGGTGTCATTGTGACATCTGCCATGTCCTTTGTCATATGTCACTACCCTATCAAAACAACAAAAGGGTACTTGCAAATTTTTGTAACATAAAACACATAGATTACTCATGATATATCGAAGACAACCCAACAGAAAGTTATCTGATAACAAAATGTATAAGGATTTCATCGCTATCTTAGCACAAAccaactattttaaattttaaataaataaaaggaattttttatccaaaaaaacaaaagaaaagaaaggtacGACAGTGTATCTATATGTTGCTAATCCCAGAGTCATCATAATTATGATGTAAGTTGGCAGAGATTCTCAGTTTctcattatatttatatgattCAATACAGTTGTAAAAACAACACAATGGTTGTTTGATTGTAATTAAGAAAAGATTATTAGAACTGCAACCATACCTTTCTCTCTTCACGATCTTGTACCAATGGACGAGCAACTTTCTCTTTCATTTGGTCATAGACTCCATCATAATCAAATACAGATGGATCTTCCTCCAGGGCTTTCTTTTGCTGCTCCTCAaccttaaaaaaggaaaaaccaaATGGAAAGTGAGATTATaacataaacaaacaaatacaaCAGTCACAATAATAAACACCGGTTTAAAAGTATCAAAACACCAAGGAAATTACTACAGCAAGATCAACATACTTCCTTGAGACGTTTATTCTTGCTAGCCTGGAGAGCAATTTCTCTCTCAACATCATTCTCATCATCTTCATTAAAGCCAAAAGGGTTGGCGAGGGAAGGCCTTGGCGGCTGCTTCTTTGGCTTAGGCGGCCTAAGGTTCAAGCCATACTTGCTCATTTTTCACCCAGATTCTTCACTGCAGTTTGACACAAAGTGAAGCATTACTTGTGTGTATCATtcgaatttaattttaaatcaatgcAGAAAACTGTAATCACCTACAAAGGACTTCACTAACTGGCAAGCTCATCTTAGGAAAATCAAATTGCAACTAACTAGAGAGTTTTTTCTACATGTATTTGATTTAATCATGGTTACTATTAGACTTTATACATGTATGGCGCGGAATTGTGGCCTTCCGGCATTGATAACACTGAGTGTAAACAACAATTATAATCACGATGACCAATAATGCCCAGTGTAAACAACAATTATAATCACTGAGATAAAACTGTAATCACCTACAAAGGACTTCACTAACTGGCAAGCTCATCTTAGGAAAATCAAATTGCAACTAACTTGAGAGTTTTTTCTACATGTATTTGATTTAATCATGGTTACTATTAGGTTTTCCAGGTAAGTCTGAAGTTGCAATTATGCCCCCTTAAAATTTAGACAAAACAAGATTACGAATCTTCAAAGGGTAACATTACCTGCCCGTGAATCAATTCACCGGCGACGATGACGCGGAGGTCACGGAAGGGGTTGCGTCTCCCACGTTCTCCACTCTAGTAGAAAGGggaaaatgtaatattttttgtttttttattgtggttatataaaatttatatattaaaaaaatacattattacatttttcctttgaattatatttattagtagggataatttttaaaaattaaaaaaaatattaagtgtaGAACAAATTTATAGACAAAAGgcctttattttaaaagtcaatacTCAATCGGCCGGTTTGTTTGGCCCATCCACCCTTGAAGAGTTGggctaaaatagtaaaatttggTGAGATGTTATTCTCACCTACCTTTTTCTATTCACAGCCTGTGTTTTACAAAAGTTTATTTTGAGAATACCTTTTTCATGTTTCTGTTACATAAGAGGGGATtccaaaaaaatacacaataaaatatgattttattgtgtGTTTTGTCAACTTGTACTTCTCTTAATGAATACAAGTTTTCGTTTATCAAATAAGTAAACTGaccaataaatataaataatactcCTATTTAAGTACTATTAATCAATAAGAATAATGAAGGaaggcaaataaaaaaaattataaaaaaataagaataatgaaGGAAggcaaatgaaaaaatatttacgaCAAATGCACTAAATTGACTTTCTGTTGCTTTCCCTTCCATTTCAGTAGCGTATGTATTTAGTATTTATCTTTTGAATCTTGCTGCTACAATTTCTGTTTACAGCTAACGTGTCACCTCTCCCTTGTTCAGATCAATGATGCTAGTTTTTCTTCTTCCCCTTGCTCGTCTCAAATTCTGTGGGTCCAACCCAGATTGCCTTGTTCTGATTTTACTCCTTTGGAGACTAAAGTGAAAGTCATACCCATTGATTAGAAAATCAATGGTTGAGAGGTTTAAATAGCtacatattttattaaacatttaaTTGTATGCTTTTAATATGATCCGACCATTGATTTTTCAATCAAAAAACTCCTCACTTTACTCTTTAAAGCAAATCCTTCACTTGTCAACTTCCTTTTGTTCACGACCAGCTCTAAAgccttcaaatatttttttgttttagttactCTGCCAATTTACTAAATAATTCTTCTTCACTTTATCATGCCTGTAATATCTTGGTATTTCTTGATGcata encodes the following:
- the LOC114371192 gene encoding nuclear speckle splicing regulatory protein 1-like, with protein sequence MSKYGLNLRPPKPKKQPPRPSLANPFGFNEDDENDVEREIALQASKNKRLKEVEEQQKKALEEDPSVFDYDGVYDQMKEKVARPLVQDREERKPKYIQNLIKKAKEREQYREIVYEKKIAKERSKDDHLYADKDKFITEAYRKKLAERERQMELERLRELQEERDDVTKKKDFLLDFYANLDKNVAYGAKDAEARKRENQAEHRVPETHEGVSLASNEHENCNVSEEVQHSLGNSSSPAGSPRVKLEEDQGEASNPSDRSFNPLETKPNPEASMEEKGSAELPSDSQPKPDHHKRSQDAVAAAKERFLARKKAKEQ